Proteins from a genomic interval of Bacteroidota bacterium:
- a CDS encoding DUF3999 family protein encodes MKLTINIFTFLLFVYSLSFAQTEQYNYKRELKGISEQWHKIILPDEIFGKTSQNLSDIRIFGIKENFDTIEAPYLLQLMAEKKSNKKVRFKLLNISHKQEGYYFTFEIPKREPINQIKLDFLQQNFDWRIALEGSQDQYEWFTILKDYRILSIKNDLTDFQFTKLTFSGSQYQFFRIHFMSEEKPELIAANIAQQEITEGIIRNYPIKKLSTKENKQNKQTEIDIELKLAVPISQIKLRVTDTFDYYRPITIKFLRDSFKTEQAWEYHYSTLTSGILNSIEENKFKFNKRTTQKLKILIHNHDNQALNIGTIEVKGYIHNLVARFTEPASYYLSYGNNSKTNPQYDINRFTNNIPKKLKSLELGKEILIKMEQTPLKNPIFNNKTWLWLIMSSIILILGWITLNMLRKK; translated from the coding sequence ATGAAGCTGACAATTAATATATTCACTTTTCTGCTGTTTGTTTATTCATTATCTTTTGCACAGACAGAACAATACAACTATAAGCGAGAATTAAAAGGAATTTCAGAGCAATGGCACAAAATTATTCTTCCGGACGAGATTTTTGGAAAGACCTCACAAAATCTTTCAGACATTAGAATTTTTGGCATAAAAGAAAATTTTGACACCATTGAAGCTCCTTACCTATTGCAACTAATGGCTGAGAAAAAGTCTAATAAAAAAGTCAGGTTTAAACTTCTAAACATTTCTCACAAGCAAGAGGGCTATTATTTCACATTTGAAATTCCGAAAAGAGAGCCAATAAACCAAATCAAACTTGATTTCCTGCAACAAAACTTCGACTGGCGAATTGCTCTGGAAGGTAGCCAAGACCAGTACGAATGGTTTACTATATTGAAGGATTACCGTATTCTTTCAATCAAAAACGACTTGACCGACTTTCAATTCACCAAATTGACTTTTTCAGGTTCTCAATACCAATTTTTCCGAATACATTTTATGAGTGAGGAAAAACCTGAATTAATCGCAGCGAATATTGCACAGCAAGAAATTACGGAGGGTATAATAAGAAACTACCCAATAAAAAAACTCAGCACAAAAGAAAATAAACAAAACAAACAAACTGAAATTGATATTGAATTGAAATTAGCTGTTCCTATAAGTCAAATCAAACTACGTGTAACAGATACTTTTGACTACTACCGTCCCATAACAATAAAATTTCTAAGAGATTCTTTTAAGACAGAGCAAGCCTGGGAATACCATTACAGCACATTAACATCTGGCATATTAAATTCCATTGAAGAGAATAAATTTAAGTTCAACAAAAGAACTACTCAAAAGTTAAAAATACTGATTCACAATCATGATAATCAAGCTTTGAATATTGGCACAATTGAAGTGAAAGGATACATACACAATTTGGTAGCTCGCTTTACAGAACCGGCCTCTTATTACCTGAGTTATGGAAATAATTCAAAAACAAATCCACAATACGATATAAATCGTTTCACCAACAATATTCCTAAAAAATTGAAATCCTTGGAATTGGGCAAGGAAATTTTAATAAAAATGGAACAAACTCCTTTGAAAAATCCAATTTTCAATAACAAAACATGGCTTTGGTTAATTATGTCGAGTATAATCTTGATCCTTGGCTGGATTACTTTAAATATGTTAAGAAAAAAATAA